In Flavobacterium sp. GSB-24, the genomic window TAAACTTCCTAAAAGTTTCGTCTCCAGAAATATCAAAATTAAGTGTTCCCAGCTCTGTTTTATTTAAAACAAGATGATCTATTTTTATAGACGCGGTAGGCTGATAAACATTCTTATTCTGTTTATAATTTATGTTTCCGTTTAAATTTCCATTAAATACAAACTTGGAATTTAGAGGCGTAATTTTATTAATGTCAACATCTTCAAAATTCAGGACGAGATCTTTATAATCACTTCCTTTAATGACACCATTCAAATCAATTTTCTGATTTTCATGCGATAAAATAATATTATCGATCGTGAAGTTTTTAAAATACTGATCAAAGACAATTTGATTATCCTTCTCAGAGTCTTCGTTTAAATACCATATATAGTCTTTAAACTTCATCTCTGATTTCTTGATTCCGACAATATTGTTTTTATTCTTGTCAATAGTATGATACAAATCGAGATTGAAGTAATCTTCACCTGCATTACCGCCTTTAAATTCAGAACGTACAAAGAGCGTATCTTTTGATGTAACATTAATCAAATTAAAATCACGAATCTTATAATAAGGCGTTTTGATACTATCTAACTCGATGTATGCATTGTAAAGCGTATTTTTATTATCGATATTAATTCGAATGTTATCAAATGTATTTTTAGCGGCCGTAATTTTTTGTGATCTAAAACGGAATTTAAATTCCTGTAAATCTGAATCGATTTTTCCTCGAACAACTGTAGACGAATCGATATTAATGTCTGGATAAAGCATTTCTACCACTTTATCGTATACACGGAAATTAAAGCGCAAAAACTGGCCTTTTCTAACTTTATAAGGTTTATAGTTAGTATATAAACTTCCAACGGAATTCATTACCAATTTATCCAATTGGTCAAATCTAAATTTTCCAACAATTTTTCCGTCTACAACATCATTTGAACTAATTGTAATAGTTCTTAGTCTGTCTGCGTCAAAATTGGAATTGATCGTTAAATCTTCAAAAACATAATTTGATTTTGGATTTTGATATTCAGCATCTTTTATAAAAATATCTCCTTGAAGGTTTTCTATCGAATTTCCCGTTACCTGAACCACAACATCTCCCTTGAAACGAGAAATTGAGTCGTTGATAAATCTCAGTTTTCTTAAATCTGAATTCTCAACATTAATATGAAAATCATAACGATTTTCTTTTTTACTTAAGTCTAATAAACCATCAAAATTTAAATTCAGATTCGGATCATTTATCGCAATTTGACCTTTATAATACGGCAGTTTAAAATTTCCATTTACTACTATATTATTATACGTGTATTTGTTATAATCTAATTTCGAAATATCTCCTTTTATAATAGTATTTAAATACTTTTCTGTAAAACCAACTCCATCCACATCCAGATTCAGCGTTGTTCTTCCGATATCCTTTCGGGCTAGAACCGCACCAACATCAAAATTAGTCAGGATAATATTTCCAGAGTATGAAGCTTTATCAATAAAATCCATATTATTCATATGAAGATCGACTTGACCGTTTCCGAGATCGGTTGCCATTTTAAAATCTGTTTCTAATGCTGTTGTAGAAACTTTTGCTTTTCCGACAATATTAAATTTTCCTATTCTTTTAAGTTCTTTCGGAAGTTTTTTACCTAAAACCTCTGGAAGCAAAACCACTAAATTATCATAACTTGAAAGCAGTTTATCAAATTTACCGTCCATAAAAAACTTCTGAGTTTTACTGCCCAAAAGATTTTTGAAATTTATAGTTCCATTAATTTTTGATCCGTTTGTATCGCTTAATTTTAATTTAGAAAGTGTTAAATTATTTAGCGGACCATCTAATTTTGTTTTTAGTTTAAAATGCTGATTTTTACCTAAGCCATCATAAAAATTACGAATATCATTTGTTGCAATCGATGCCGAATCTATTACAACATTAAACTTGACATTGTCTGTAAAATCAATGAAATCTTCTGGTTTATAATTTAAAATTGCTAAACCGTAAATTGAAGATCGTTTGGTTGTAATAGCTAAATTCTCAACCTTAATCTGTTTTTTGCTATACGCAAATTTCCCAGCAAAATTAGAAACATATAAACCACGGTGATCCATAAATGAAAATCGATGAATCCTAGTAGTTACATCTGGTCCATACAATTTAAAATCACTTATATAAGCATTTAGTTTGGTAAAATCTAAAAATAAAGGCGTTGTTTTATTTTCATCCACAACAGAAAATCTTCCCTTTTCGATGTAAGCATTTTTTGCAGTTAAAAGGAAATGTTTTGTTGATTTTTTCTTCGGAGTATTTTTAACCTCAAAGGCTTTTATAAACTTATTGATATTATTTTCGTCTTCGCCTTTATACGTTTTCAGATTAAAAATTAAACCTGTCAAACGTAAATCGCCAAAAATCAAATCGCCGTCCAGTAGTCTGGTGAAGCTGGCAATATCTGTAGTAATGATATCCGAATAAATCAAAGTTTTTTTATGATGATCTAAAATCATCACATTTTTCAATTTTACACCTCCAAAAATGTTGATCGCCGTTTTTTCTACACTAATATTTACTTTAAAATCTTCGTTTAAAGAATTGGTCAGATAGTTGGCAATCTGAGTTTGAACTACAGGAAGTGATAATGTAATAGCTAATGCTAACAAAAGTAAAATCAACCCAATTAGGGTTCTAGATATTATTTTCTTTACTTTTTTGATAGCTTCTTTAATTTTAGTTTTCTTTTAAATTTATTTTGAACAGACAAAGAACCGCTGTTTTTGATAAAAATTCTTTAATTTTGGTCACTTCTTAAATCAAAGAAATATAATAATTTGATTTGTCAAATATAATTCAAAATTTGTGCCTTTATATGCAAAATCCAGAGGTTTTTATTCTTGCCATCGAAAGTTCATGCGATGATACTGCTGCCGCGGTTTTACATAACGACAAAGTATTGTCAAATGTTGTTGCCAATCAATTAATTCACAATCAATACGGCGGTGTCGTTCCTGAATTGGCTTCGCGAGCACATCAGCAGAATATTGTTCCAGTTATAGATGCTGCACTTCGTAAAGCAAATGTACAAAAAGAACAGTTAAGCGCAATCGCATTTACACAAGGACCAGGCTTAATGGGATCTTTATTAGTTGGAACTTCTTTTAGTAAATCCTTATCATTGGCGTTAGATATTCCGTTAATTGCTGTAAATCACATGCATGCACATATTTTAGCGCATTTTATTGATGAAGAAGGTTATGATAAACCAGAATTTCCTTTTTTAGCTTTAACGATTAGCGGCGGACATACACAGATTGTAAAAGTGAACAGCTTTTTT contains:
- a CDS encoding translocation/assembly module TamB domain-containing protein — protein: MILLLLALAITLSLPVVQTQIANYLTNSLNEDFKVNISVEKTAINIFGGVKLKNVMILDHHKKTLIYSDIITTDIASFTRLLDGDLIFGDLRLTGLIFNLKTYKGEDENNINKFIKAFEVKNTPKKKSTKHFLLTAKNAYIEKGRFSVVDENKTTPLFLDFTKLNAYISDFKLYGPDVTTRIHRFSFMDHRGLYVSNFAGKFAYSKKQIKVENLAITTKRSSIYGLAILNYKPEDFIDFTDNVKFNVVIDSASIATNDIRNFYDGLGKNQHFKLKTKLDGPLNNLTLSKLKLSDTNGSKINGTINFKNLLGSKTQKFFMDGKFDKLLSSYDNLVVLLPEVLGKKLPKELKRIGKFNIVGKAKVSTTALETDFKMATDLGNGQVDLHMNNMDFIDKASYSGNIILTNFDVGAVLARKDIGRTTLNLDVDGVGFTEKYLNTIIKGDISKLDYNKYTYNNIVVNGNFKLPYYKGQIAINDPNLNLNFDGLLDLSKKENRYDFHINVENSDLRKLRFINDSISRFKGDVVVQVTGNSIENLQGDIFIKDAEYQNPKSNYVFEDLTINSNFDADRLRTITISSNDVVDGKIVGKFRFDQLDKLVMNSVGSLYTNYKPYKVRKGQFLRFNFRVYDKVVEMLYPDINIDSSTVVRGKIDSDLQEFKFRFRSQKITAAKNTFDNIRINIDNKNTLYNAYIELDSIKTPYYKIRDFNLINVTSKDTLFVRSEFKGGNAGEDYFNLDLYHTIDKNKNNIVGIKKSEMKFKDYIWYLNEDSEKDNQIVFDQYFKNFTIDNIILSHENQKIDLNGVIKGSDYKDLVLNFEDVDINKITPLNSKFVFNGNLNGNINYKQNKNVYQPTASIKIDHLVLNKTELGTLNFDISGDETFRKFTVNSSIQNGFTESFRAGGTFAVENKETILDMNLKLEGFNLATLGTVGGDVLSNVRGSVSGNAAVVGNLKKPEINGRLYVEKAGMTVPYLNVDYELSDRTVIDLTNEKFLFRNNQLTDTKYGTKGLLNGSIEHHNFGDWKLDLNITSKRLLALDTKDSDDAAYFGTAFINGSASIRGPVESLFIKVDAKSEKGTEVKIPINNVQSVGESSWIHFVTPKEKFNLANGIVEKTRNYNGLELEFDFDITPDAEVEVILDRNSGHGMKGKGYGSLLFKINTLGKFNMWGDFQAYEGTYNFKYGGLIDKKFAVKKGGSIIWEGNPMRAQLNLEAVYKTQANPAVLLDNTSSFNKKVPVEVVIGLRGDLASPEPNFDIQFPSVSNVLKSEIQYKLDDKDIRQTQALYLLSTGSFMSTDGFSQGDFSGTLTETASSLLGGIIKSDNDKVNIDLNYIAADRRMGQEVDGQFVANISSQVNERITINGKLGVPVGGVNESAIVGDIEILYRVNEDGTMNLRLFNKENDINYIGQGIGYTQGVGISYEVDFDTFSELVNKLFKNHKIEKAVKGSSDDLQDSYLNPDYVNFTSKKDAEKNKKKAEKEEEKKKKDEEKKKKQEPVNNQGLIPDNDY